In Streptomyces sp. NBC_00448, the following are encoded in one genomic region:
- a CDS encoding NAD(P)/FAD-dependent oxidoreductase produces MGTVNGGISFWYADTGVPVPRGPLPGDADADVVIVGGGYTGLWTAYYLKKAAPSLRITVLEARFCGYGASGRNGGWLYNGVAGRDRYAALHGHRAALSLQQAMNDTVGEVVRVAGREGIEADIHHGGVLEVAYSPAQSARLKAYHEAEVSFGEKDRLLLGAAETAERVRVAGAVGGTWTPYGARVHPAKLVRGLAAVVERLGVTVHEGTAVTAIHPGRVATPYGTVRARYVLRCTEGFTAGLRGQRRTWLPMNSSMIATEPLPEPVWATIGWEGREVLGDMAHAYVYAQRTADGRIALGGRGVPYRFGSRTDSDGSTSAATVAALREILVRMFPAAAGVAVDHAWSGMLGVPRDWCAGVHLDRTTGTGWAGGYVGSGVATSNLAARTLRDLVLLDCGQGGPTGLTALPWVGHRVRRWEPEPLRWAAVRGIYAAYRGADRREARGRSAATDPVARWADRLSGH; encoded by the coding sequence ATGGGCACGGTCAACGGCGGCATCTCGTTCTGGTACGCGGACACGGGCGTTCCGGTGCCGCGCGGGCCGCTTCCCGGCGACGCGGACGCCGACGTGGTGATCGTGGGCGGCGGCTACACCGGGCTGTGGACGGCGTACTACCTGAAGAAGGCGGCGCCCTCCTTGCGGATCACCGTGCTGGAGGCCCGGTTCTGCGGGTACGGCGCCTCGGGCCGCAACGGCGGGTGGCTCTACAACGGCGTGGCGGGCCGGGACCGCTACGCGGCGCTGCACGGCCACCGGGCCGCGCTGTCGCTCCAGCAGGCGATGAACGACACCGTCGGCGAGGTGGTCCGGGTCGCCGGTCGGGAGGGGATCGAGGCCGACATCCACCACGGTGGAGTACTCGAAGTGGCCTACTCCCCCGCCCAGTCGGCGCGTCTGAAGGCGTACCACGAGGCGGAGGTCTCGTTCGGGGAGAAGGACCGGCTGCTGCTGGGGGCGGCCGAGACGGCAGAGCGGGTGCGGGTGGCCGGCGCGGTCGGCGGCACCTGGACCCCGTACGGCGCGCGGGTGCACCCGGCGAAGCTGGTGCGGGGGCTGGCCGCCGTGGTGGAGCGGCTGGGCGTGACCGTGCACGAGGGCACCGCGGTGACCGCGATCCACCCGGGGCGGGTGGCGACCCCGTACGGGACGGTCCGGGCGCGGTACGTGCTGCGCTGCACCGAGGGCTTCACCGCGGGCCTGCGCGGGCAGCGGCGGACCTGGCTGCCGATGAACTCCTCGATGATCGCGACCGAGCCGCTGCCCGAGCCGGTGTGGGCGACGATCGGCTGGGAGGGCCGGGAGGTGCTCGGCGACATGGCGCACGCGTACGTGTACGCGCAGCGCACCGCCGACGGCCGGATCGCGCTGGGCGGGCGCGGGGTGCCGTACCGGTTCGGGTCGCGGACCGACAGCGACGGGAGCACGTCGGCGGCGACGGTGGCCGCGCTGCGGGAGATCCTGGTCCGGATGTTCCCGGCGGCGGCCGGGGTCGCGGTCGATCACGCCTGGTCGGGCATGCTGGGGGTGCCGCGGGACTGGTGCGCGGGCGTGCACCTGGACCGTACGACGGGGACCGGCTGGGCGGGCGGGTACGTCGGCAGCGGGGTGGCGACGTCGAACCTGGCCGCGCGCACCCTGCGGGACCTGGTGCTGCTGGACTGCGGACAGGGCGGGCCCACCGGGCTGACCGCGCTGCCGTGGGTGGGGCACCGGGTGCGGCGCTGGGAGCCGGAGCCGCTCAGATGGGCGGCGGTGCGCGGGATCTACGCGGCCTACCGTGGTGCGGACCGGCGCGAGGCGCGGGGGCGCAGCGCCGCCACGGACCCGGTGGCGCGCTGGGCGGACCGGCTGTCCGGGCACTGA
- a CDS encoding inorganic phosphate transporter, translated as MEHITLLIGLVIATALVFDFTNGFHDTANAMATTISTGALGPRVAVGMSAVLNLVGAFLSVEVAKTISGGIVDESAGIRPAMIFAALVGAIVWNLVTWLAGLPSSSSHALFGGLIGATLVSVGAHGVNGDAVVTKVIIPAVAAPVVAGLASMLATRLTYRLGRNADPAATSRGYRAGQIASAGLVSLAHGTNDAQKTMGVITLTLIAGGSLAPGSNPPLWVICSAGTAIALGTYIGGWRIIRTVGRGITDIQPQQGFAAQTGAAATILASSHLGFALSTTQVCTGSVLGAGLGRTGAVVRWGTAGRMVAAWGLTLPAAGLVAGGAAYLADRGTWGVTTVGVLGLAVCVVVRTAARRKPVTHANVNEPVGAVATTQEAAAAEAPAPISAPAVPAVQIVPVTVADTTAAPAVPAPPAHTPSPDVPPAGPVIPAVVPPAASTPTTV; from the coding sequence ATGGAACACATCACGCTCCTGATCGGACTCGTGATCGCCACCGCTCTCGTCTTCGACTTCACCAACGGCTTCCACGACACCGCCAACGCGATGGCCACCACCATCTCGACCGGTGCGCTCGGCCCCCGCGTCGCGGTGGGAATGTCAGCCGTACTCAACCTGGTCGGCGCCTTCCTGTCGGTGGAGGTCGCCAAGACGATCTCCGGCGGGATCGTCGACGAGTCGGCCGGAATCAGACCCGCGATGATCTTCGCCGCGCTGGTCGGCGCGATCGTGTGGAACCTGGTGACCTGGCTGGCCGGGCTCCCCTCCAGCTCCTCGCACGCCCTCTTCGGCGGACTGATCGGCGCCACCCTCGTCTCGGTCGGCGCCCACGGCGTCAATGGTGACGCGGTCGTCACCAAGGTGATCATCCCGGCGGTCGCCGCGCCCGTCGTGGCCGGACTCGCCTCGATGCTCGCCACCCGGCTCACCTACCGGCTCGGCCGTAACGCCGATCCCGCAGCCACCTCGCGCGGCTACCGGGCCGGGCAGATCGCCTCCGCCGGGCTCGTCTCGCTCGCGCACGGCACCAACGACGCCCAGAAGACCATGGGCGTCATCACCCTCACGCTCATCGCCGGCGGCTCGCTGGCCCCCGGCTCCAACCCGCCGCTGTGGGTCATCTGCTCCGCCGGCACCGCCATAGCGCTCGGCACCTACATCGGCGGCTGGCGGATCATCCGCACCGTCGGCCGCGGCATCACCGACATCCAGCCGCAGCAGGGTTTCGCGGCGCAGACCGGCGCCGCGGCGACCATCCTCGCCTCCTCCCACCTCGGCTTCGCGCTGTCCACCACCCAGGTCTGCACCGGGTCGGTACTGGGCGCCGGGCTCGGCCGCACCGGGGCGGTGGTCCGCTGGGGCACCGCCGGGCGGATGGTCGCCGCCTGGGGGCTGACCCTGCCGGCGGCCGGCCTGGTCGCGGGCGGCGCCGCCTACCTCGCCGACCGCGGCACCTGGGGTGTCACCACGGTCGGGGTGCTCGGCCTCGCGGTGTGCGTGGTGGTCCGTACGGCGGCCCGCCGCAAGCCGGTCACGCACGCGAACGTCAACGAGCCCGTGGGTGCGGTGGCCACGACGCAGGAGGCTGCGGCCGCGGAGGCGCCCGCCCCCATATCCGCCCCGGCCGTACCGGCCGTCCAGATCGTCCCGGTGACCGTCGCCGACACCACGGCGGCTCCCGCCGTTCCCGCGCCTCCCGCGCACACCCCCTCCCCCGACGTGCCGCCCGCCGGCCCGGTGATCCCCGCCGTCGTGCCGCCTGCCGCCTCCACTCCCACCACGGTCTGA
- a CDS encoding class II aldolase/adducin family protein: MRGTNGSKGHPVHNAEQKTWSDVVDAARRTVADGLVVGTSGNVSALVGDDLVLVTPTGVPYHRLGPDDVVGVDLATGRQVRGLLRPTSELPLHLAVYRGTSARAIVHTHAPHATAVSTLVAELPAIHYMAAELGGPVRVADYALYGTPELADAVLHALRGDRGACIMRNHGMISLGDTLDRAYDRGAQLEWMCRVWLAAASTGGTPATLSPAELAAAATKFTGYGQP; the protein is encoded by the coding sequence ATGCGCGGCACCAACGGCAGTAAGGGGCACCCTGTGCACAACGCGGAACAGAAGACCTGGTCGGACGTGGTCGACGCGGCCCGCCGCACCGTCGCCGACGGCCTGGTGGTCGGCACCTCCGGCAACGTCTCCGCCCTCGTCGGCGACGACCTGGTGCTCGTCACCCCGACCGGTGTGCCGTACCACCGGCTCGGCCCCGACGACGTGGTCGGCGTCGACCTCGCCACCGGGCGGCAGGTGCGCGGGCTGCTCCGGCCCACCAGCGAACTCCCGCTGCACCTCGCGGTCTACCGCGGCACCTCCGCGCGGGCGATCGTGCACACGCACGCGCCGCACGCCACCGCGGTCTCCACGCTGGTCGCCGAGCTGCCCGCGATCCACTACATGGCCGCGGAGCTCGGGGGGCCGGTGCGGGTCGCGGACTACGCCCTCTACGGCACACCCGAGCTGGCCGACGCCGTTCTCCACGCGCTGCGCGGCGACCGCGGGGCCTGCATCATGCGCAACCACGGGATGATCAGTCTCGGCGACACCCTCGACCGCGCGTACGACCGCGGGGCGCAACTGGAGTGGATGTGCCGGGTGTGGCTCGCCGCCGCCTCCACCGGCGGCACCCCCGCGACCCTTTCCCCCGCCGAACTGGCCGCCGCGGCCACCAAGTTCACGGGTTACGGTCAGCCCTGA